A window of Dermacentor andersoni chromosome 4, qqDerAnde1_hic_scaffold, whole genome shotgun sequence genomic DNA:
TCAAAGTCATATTCTTCATTTTTCGAGATTCGTACCTGCGCAGAAACTCTGTCACGAGCACGCTCCCAAGAGAAGGCAGAGCCAGCACTCGAGTCGAAGGCAATGGCTGCATGCAGACTACCAGCACAATATCCCCTCACCTTGCCAGCAAGACGTGCAAACTCTGCATTTTGATCTTCAGCTGTGGTCATTTTCTCCCGCTCGAACTGataacagagaaagaaaaaggaaatacaacaaattttaatGCAGCATAAGAATACATTTGTATGCAGCTTACCAAGTTCTTGAGTGAATGCCGGTCATCATCAGCGAAGTACCGCACCCGTTCACCACCTCTGTCATGTGTAGGAACCTGTGAACAACCAGAGATCAAGTGCAATCCTGCAGTGATAGATAGGCCCAGCAATAGCTGCCATGCATTATGAGACCTTTATTATTTTTGTAGTCAACCTGTAATGACcttgctgcaccattgccctctCACGCACAGCATCCACATTTGTGGATGCAACTTGTTTTTGCCAGTTCTGTCAAGCGATGGCCAAGCAAAGGCAACATACATTGACCTTCAGGTGAATTGAACCCTCTGCAGGCTTAGTGTTCCTTCATTTAACTTCAATGTGCTGCATATTGCAACAGACGACTCGTTTGCTGAAGGCACTAGTACCATGTCTGATGGGACATTCAACATGCCATGCAGCAATGTCTAaacaataattttttctttttaaagcggTAGAGCTACTCCAGGAACAAACCCAGAAAATGCCTGGTTCCTTAAATTTGACCTACAAGCTCAGTCAAGGTCAAACTGGAACATGCAGAGCGTCGACGGTGCCGAGCAGTACCTGTGTATTTTGCATTAATCCCATCTCGTGTGTCACCGAGGGGCGACACCTGCAACGCTACTGACACGCTCATTATGCCAGCCTCCTGGGACGTCTTAAGTGCAACGCTAAACCATGCTATCACTTTCAATGCTTTGCCTTCAGGTAAAACTGACATTTTTTATAATGCATCCAAAGGCTAATAATAACATTATGCATGAACTTCAAGTCTGTGATTAAATTATTTATATGCAACACGACTGACTTACAATAAATATATATTTAGTTTCTCTCTACGTATGACAACTCGTTAAACATGCACAACGCAACATCCTACCACCTTGTCTTTCTTACAATGGAGTGTCAAGCACCTTGAAGTACAGTTGTGTAATTTTGACACATTTATACAGTCCATCGTAATCTACACCTGAAGGGAATAGAATTAGTAGCTTTTGCACCATTTAACTGGATTTAACTCTAATGAGTTAGGAATTAGCTTATCTGAACCTTGTGATACTAACACATCACTGCACTACAGTAACcacactcctttctcttaaattacgggtatcttaaggtatgtacgTTAAGAGGTGTAACTCTTAGTACCTGTGGTTGAGGAAGCTATCACTGCTTAATATACAAAACATTATGTGTATGAAGGTACAAGATGTCTTTGTTGTTCATAGCTTCTGCAGCAAAAAATCAGAAACTTCATCTCAATGAATGTTTAACTGCATCACACATCCAGTAAGACACAACAGCCCATTGTCTATATATACCCTATGTGACTTGCACAGCACATGGGAGTACTAAATCTCAGTGAAATACCAGGCCTCTATTCTCCACAAAAACAAAATTGCATAGCATTCACACAAAGCATTCCAGACAATTATGGTCACTGGATTCTCTGGAAGGCCCCTGTGCTACAAGCAATAGGAAACTGGAACACACACAGTACAGTGGTCCTTGAATTAACAATTATTTTAACTGCACAAGGACTTGAAGTTTGGCAGTTATCAGCCTAGccacgaaaacaaaagaaaaataaccagTGTAACGTGAACATTTTCTGGTCATACAAGTACTGAATTGCccgcattcaaaaaaaaaaaataaagattgcaatTTAAATTTTGAACAAGGCCAGTTGCAACGTTATTTGAAGGTAAATAACAATGGCAGGCAGTAACAGTTGTCATAATGCAGTAGGGAGCACCTTGTGGGGCCTAACAAAGCCCCGACAAAATGTTAGATTAagtttttcttgttatttataTTTCTCTTATCTGCTGCTGCTATCTATCATATATCAAAATTATATCACCTCTTGTCTTTCAGACACAGCTTATTCATATTCATAAACTGTGAAGCACAACATCATTAAAAGGACCTGCCTCGATGACTCCCTGATGTCTCCAAAACCATGTGATGTGGCACATTCTTGCAATGCTTACACATACACATGCATACACTGAAcacagcacaagaaaaaaaattctgtatacTATGTGTCCCAGGCACAAATGTGCCATCAGTTGCATGTGCACTCAAAGCCTCAAAGGCAGCCCTCCCGAAGCTAAAAGATGCACATTACAGTAAGTCCCATACCATGGCAACTAATACAGGGTATGAACACTACAGGTAACAGCAGAGTTGATTGcttgcaatgtttttgcactgaGCAAGCTCAGTGGCATGTACAATGGGTtaacagtaaaatacatcaaagcagaaagaaaaaaaaggaatagtcATCAAGCTTATCATATGTCAGGCCCACCTAAGCATGATCTTTGTCGATTTCATTGTGCTATGCTGACAACTGCCACAAGGAGGTCCATAAGATAAAAGGCATCAGAATAAAACAATAACAGTTTCACAAGGCAGCACAAGCACATGGTAATATACATACCTTTGCTTTCTTCCTTGATGGCCCACCCACTTCAGATGGCTCCGAAAGTGGATGTGCGAAGCCACGATTGTCAGTCTTAGTGAGGATGACCACTTCCTCACGCGAGCCACGCTGTGCCCCATCAGGACAGGTGGAAGCACCTGCAGATTCCCTTGCTTTCCTAGCTTCCTCAATTTCTTTCTTCAGTTTATCGTAGAGAGCTGTGTTTCCAAGCATCTCGGCCTTTATGAGTTTTGCACCTAATGCATTTAGCTCTTTGTCCGAGAGCAGTTTCGGGGCAACAGGCTCCTCTCTCTGGGTACTTGAACCAGGCTCATTTTCCTGTTTCTGCAGCTTGGATGGGTTGGACTTCTCTCCTTGCCTCAAAGTTAGGTGTTTTTCCTGCAAGGAATTCCTGCCCTTGTTGCTGACGTCAGGCTTCTGCGCATCTTGTCTGTCTATGAAaagaatggatacagcatgttcGGCCTGCGAGTTCAGTGAACGCGAAAACCCAGAACAATCTGCACAATATGGTTAAAGACTGACTTAGGTGGCACATGTTGGAAAACCTGAACAGACAGAGCAGACACAGCATTAAAGAAAAGGACATCACGAAAGCTTTTCCCTTTTCCTCCCACGTTGCACCCGTCAAAGGAGCACTGGCACGACATTTTCAACTTGACATGTTTATTTTTGTAGTAAATGAAGGTACAAACTCTCTAAATCCAAGAAAAAGATATTGGCAGGCATCAAAGCGCTCCAAATAATTTACTGTAATATTTGTTTCTATGAACCGGCTTTCATTTCGGTACCTAGGATTGGGACACATTATGATTAATGTCTAATGTCTACTGCTCTGTTCTTGAGATTGCTGTGGCTTCCAAGCACAAGCACCAGGAATAAGAAATATGTGCAGAACTCTTATTTTTATGAGCAACATCATCATATCTAGCCTTAATGCTACATGACGTCGGAGAATGTTGCACTGTCACATGACGTCACGATAATGTTGATGACGCCAAGTCCAGTGTTTTGAGACCAACTTTAGCATTAAATTAAGATATAAGTGTTTCCCAACTTTCACAATTGCTAAGTGCGATCTTTTTAGCTGTGAGAAGAGTGCGATGGAGCTTACCAATTTTGAACAAATATGTCAGCATGCTTTAAACTGGCTCAAGCTTTTCGACATATACCATTCATCAGAAGTTTCAAAGCAACTCTACAGCTGGCAAGATCTGTTGTCTGACCCCTCTGACTTGCTCCGGTAGCATAGCTGGTACTCTGAAACTCTGAAAATTAAAAAGCACTGCTTCCCTCAATCTCTGTGGCTTTGCAGCAATGAAATCTCTGCACAGACGTGGTACACAGCTTGATGAAAGGTTTCTTGCATGTGTAGTGGCTTTGTAACTTTTGAGAAAAACTGTAAGCAACCTTCTATGTTCATGAAGGAGAAATATAACCTTCTGGTTCCTTGAAAAATTCTTTTCTCATCCAGCTGGGCTTtgaagacgatgatgatgatgagtgctcTCTTCTGTGCTGAtgtttgccagtgtggctgtcctgatcatcatcatcatcatcacctggtCGTTGAAATCTTCTTCTTTCCTCGGACCGCTTCTTCGAGCCTGATGACAGACTGTCTCTGTCTGAATATCAAAAATTAGCTGAGTGATTACATCAATCTGGACTTGAGGATAACATTcctttaaaaagaagaaaagcatacTTACGTTTTGTGTGATAATGCGATGGTCTCTCCATATCCTCATCTGAGCCTGGTCTTTGCATTGCCCTGTTGCGGGATGGTCTTTCCGTCTCCTCATCCGAGCCTGGTTTTTGCATTCTTCCATATCTTCTGGACAAGTCATGTCTTCTATGATGCCTTTCACCACTTGGATTAGCCCTTGACTCAGCTTCTGCAATCATGCTCTCCAATTTCTCTAAAGACTAAAACAAAATGAAAGGTAAGAAAACAGTTACTTTTCTAGCGATCCGTTTCCTCTACTCAGTCACAAACTGTTCTCTACACTCTAGAGGAACACGAACGGATAAGAAGTTACATGTTTCCCTATGTCTACGATAACCAAAAGGCAACTCTTTAGTAATGACAAATTGCCAAAATATCAATGACCAGGTCACGATTGTACAGTGCAGAGCATGACATGACATTGCCTGGCTAAAGCATAATGACATCAGAATTTGTCTGTTTCCAGTACACAGtcataaataaagaaatatactCTCCCTTAGCACCATGTTAACTCTTACAATATTTCTCTTTAACTTTCAAGCAACAAGAGTCCCAGAGACTGAGCAGCTGTCACATGACAGCACCACCACACAGATAAATATAACTGTAAGGTCTGTAGAATACACAAAGAATTAGGAGCAGAAACGGAAAGATACATTTctgactgaaaaaaatttgattgCATTAAATTACAGCTATAAGATTCACAACGCCATGTTGTTACTCGGTGTGTACACGTGCTTTCCTTGCTGTGTGACTTTCTATGTTCATTTAAAATTAGCCTTCATTTTAACGGTCAGTCCTGCTGAACCATATATGCACAAATGCTGATCTTTTCACTTCCATCAAAATTTTCTTGGATGTTACACTAATAACaccaattgtaaaaaaaaaaagacccattGAAGTGCAACTAAAATTCAGGAATGTTCTGGAAATAGACTTGTTTACTGACCCCATAGCGCTCAGCTGCAACTTCCTCCACCGATCGACCTTCATCAGCAGCTTGTTCGCGTATCCTCTGGTAGGCACGCCTCAGCCACTTAAGGCCACCATCACCAACTGCAGATGTGGCTAGTGTTGGCTCAACTGGCTTAGCTTCATCTTCCTTGGGTAGTCCAATCCCACCTTCTTTCCAGTATGGGTTTAACTCACGCTCATGTTGGCCAggctaaaacaaaacaacatgttaCCAATGAGAGTTGCAACCTTAAGAGGATATCTGCTCTCACATGCCAGCAATAGGACTATAAGTTGTGTGCAGTGAATTCCTACTTACATTTCTGAGGCATGTAGCCAAATGTACACCAGTTTCAGTTAAACACTGCACTGTATCATGGAACATAACCATGCCAGCTCAAAGGATGCGACAGCACATGCCAGCACTTGAGTCTATTGACAGGTCCTTAGTGCCTGCTTTCTGTTAAGCTCACCTGACATACGTGGTGGTGCACTTCTGTTTTGATTCATGAACACCACACAATATCACATACTTGATTTTCATTTGCTGAAACAATTTTTAAGTTTTCCGAATCTATTATGATTGATAACTGTCCTGTGAACCAGAATCTATGATGAGAGGTATAAATTAGGGGCAAGTTGTCAACCACCACATGTTAGTCAACCACGTCAATGCAAACATACTCTAAGAGCTTACAGTTGCATCCACTAAGCTATATTCTAGCTTTGCGCGATACCAGCGGCAATGCAATTACGTTTGCGATGTCATGGGCGTTAAAATGCGAGTGTGTTGCATACAATATGCCCAGAAGGAGCCTGCAGTCAACATCAGACACCAGTCAGGTAGTTTCACTACAATTACACACCCACCTGATCAATGGTCCTCAAGGTCTTTTCCCTCTGCCTGGACCCGCCTGTCCTCTCGCCTCTTCTCTGCGCTCTGTGATCCTTTGCTGATATTGTCGGAATGACATCTTCGAAGTTCATCCACGCGTCCCTCTGAGTGAATCATGAGAAGCGTTCTGCTTGATTGCATGTCAAGCATCGACGCTAGAAAACTTCTGAACGATCAACAGAATTACACAATTCGCTTGTCAATTCCTCACGTGTCTAGAAAATTCGAGGACAATAATTCGATCGCTTGTTACCTGAACAGTCCTCGGTGGGTCGTCTGCACTTCTCTCCGGCTCTTCGGTAGAACGCAATTTAGACGGCGCCTCGGCCCATTcatcgctgctactgctgctgctgctgttggaaTCCTAAAGACATGCAACCAAACTCGGCTTCAGTTTGCGATTTATCACAAATGTCGCGTGCAATAAACCCACCGATTGCCTAGAAGATTTCTTTGCCTTTGAAGAGTGCTTCTTGTGCCTCCCCTTCTTTTTCTTAACCTGTAAACAATACAGGCGAGTGAAAACAAACATTTCCGGTATCGGCGACACACTTGACAACCTACCTGAGGAAAAGAATCCATTATCTTCTCAGTAGCTTATTATTTCAAAATAACCAACTAATACCGGTCTTGATGCAAATGTCGCATCAGTGAGGGACAATTGATAGTGTGTTTGCATGTAGCCCCGAAACATCGATACATATGTTAAAATTGACGCTTGCAGCAAGAGCAGAAATGCAAACACTACTAATGTTTAATCGCCGTGCGTCAATGCGCTATTCCCGCACGATTCGCGATTCGGCGGTGGATGTCTCTTGTTGGCTTGTGATGTCCACATTGTCCACATCGCACCCCACAACCCCACCGACTGCACCGACCAATGCTCCGAGCGGCGCAGAGGCTTGCTTGTGGTAATAAAACAAACCAGAAAGTCATACACGAGCCATtactgtttttattattattaattactgTCCACAATAGCCTTGAGagcgatttcattttttttattgcctccGAGATTTCAGCGCAGAGCTTCGCGTCCCAGTCTCAAAGGCCGTTTCCTGGAGCGTGATTAatgagcgccaaatttaaaccaggCAAAACAAGAAACAAACGCCAATAAATTTAAGATGGCAATCACTTCCTGGCTACGCCTCACCATAGGCACAAAGTCACAAAGAAACACTCGTATGAATTCCTCAGAAAGAAAACTAACAGCTGAAGAAAATTTTGTTCCAATCCATCAATAAAAACTGGCATCACCACGTTTTCGGGGTAGTCGGACGCTGCTAAAGAGCTAACAGGAGGCTGAGCTTGCACCGTGAAAGAAAGACTGTAAGACGATCGATAGATGTAGAAGCGCGGGAATATTAATGTGTCAGCATTCTAAGAGTAATTCATGGACTTTCTGGGGGCTATCTGTCCATCTATGGATGCTTGTATGTGATCGTTTTCCCGCCAACCTAGGTCACTCTGTAGTCCATAGTcgatggttagagcatcgggctgctgtgctgagggaacagggttcgaaaccaaccatcggaccaacttgagtGACTGGTATATGCacacatgtgccgctcttcaatgaacctctttcctGCCGACATGGGTCGCCGTATACGCATATACGGGGCTGGATATGTACCAcgcttcaatgaaactctttgacgccgattTGGAGCACGGGGCAATCGGTCTGCATTGGTCTTTGACGAAcatctctttgatgccaacttgggtaggtgtgtgccgctctacaatggcaGAAAAAGATACTTTAGATTTCTCCGATACTGGCAGGAATCGAGTCCACGTCAcacgggttcctcaaggacagcaacccaacgctttagcaggctgcaccacaaatgcagcgggtatgtgccgctgttcTATGGACGTCTTCCATGCCAACGCTATTTAGCGAGCTGCGAGATCAATGCACTAAGTAtgtggcactcttcaatgaacatctcgccGACTTGGCTCACTATGTTATACTGTATGTGCGGCAAGTGAGGGGATTATCAGCGGTCGCACGCACCGGCTCGCCCCGCTTTTCGTCTTGGAGGCCACGCGTTGACTtatcggcagcgccactagatggcccAGCGTGTTTAGAAGGAAGTGCGAGAGAGGATCGCGGTAAGCCACGGaggtcccggactagggaccgCCCCCTAGACTTTGTAAGGGCTGGGCCCTTAGGGCTCAGCTCACACCTCTCTTGTAGATAGaagaaataaagtttatcaccaccaccatgcAGCGTGAAGCGTTTTTCAgcattcgcacgcaccggcgcgccatgtatttcggaggccatgtgcAGGCTTCACGGCAGCTCCGTTAGATAGCGCCTAGTGTTCTTAAGGACGTGCGAAATCTGGTGCAGTATACGCCTCATGCACAACTCGTTTCGacagtggcaatacgttgtgtcgcttaTATTGTTTCAAAGCTAAAGGCATTATACTtcgacagccatcgtgagatgggtcCTGCCGAATTCGTTTTTTGATTAGGCAAATAAGAATCGTCGTGGTACTTGCAGGTGAACGCAGACTCTTTCATTTCAAGAGTAACGAGCTTCGCAGTACTCGTCCAGGATGATGATTGTTGTACATGACTCAATTGAGACAAAATTTAATTATGAATAAATTGTTTTGAAACGTGTGGATATTTAGAAACTCTCAAGCCAAAACAACGCCCTTTCAACTTCAATTTCGGTACTCTTGAATTCATGATTTTCGCATGCGAAGTAAGCTCCGGATAAGGTGATATAGCTCAAGACAAGTATACACTGGCAGTTGCATCCTAGTTGGCCGTAGTTGTGCCTAATGTCTTTTGAGCTGATGACCCGATCTTAAatgggccctgaaacacttttagaACATAGTAAAAAAAGCGTTGCCGATGTGTCAACGATGCTCCTGTGGACAAGTGAGCCAAGTACCATTGTAGTGCATGGAGCATGGAAGTGACAATGCCGTGTcaaaagcagtgaacagacaCTTGCTCTCGCATCCGAAATGTCGTCATCGGAAGCTGATCGAAACAGTTGGCCGACCAACGccattggctgatttcgtgatcgcgAGAACATTCTCATGTAATAAATAATTGCTTATTTTTAGTTAAATAAATGGAAGTTATATATATGTGTCTacaatctcaaaaagacagaaaagtcCCATAATCTTCGCACTTTGAGTAGTTGCGTCTACTGCTCGTGTCCTCCGAGATGGCAGCGGCGTGCTGTGTAGAGCAGTCCACTGCGGCCGCCTCTAGAGTTGGTAACTCTAGCCGCCTCTGGGTGCCGCGACAAGCCCTTTCGCCGAAGGGTGCCTCGAAGGCTGACTTTAGGGTGCCTCAATGCCGCGCTTCTCGCGGGAGGCGGCGTTGACATTGAGAAACCCTACGCAGGCTACGTGATTATTTGTCACTCGAGGGAACTATTATcctcgccccgtttcaaaggggacgccaataaaTCAACGTCATCACCTGCCTGGCTCGTTAACTAGGCGTCCTATTTTGCCGCCGCGACGCTGAAGTTTTGGCCGGGGCGTTTCTCCGCCGTGTATCTTCCAGCGCGCTAGTGGAgacgaaaaaagagagaaagccggGCACCGGTGCGATAACTCGGCTTATAGTTGAAGGATTCGAACAATTTTTGCGGCATGAGATTCGTGGAACGACGTGCTTTAATAGTGGGGCCATcctatgattagttagaaaaatgtttcagggcccctttaatggcATGCAGACAcgcccacaaacacacacacacacaaaacgaaTTCGTGCTAGCTACCTATAATGCGTGCAATTAGTAGCATTCCTCATGCCTTTTGCTCAACCTTCTGATGTTGCTGTCGTTATTCAAGAAGTTTCGTAACGTTGCGTGTGCTCCGAAACATGCGGATGCCTCTTTTGCTTATTTTGTTTCCTCACACAATTATGCCAATAACTATATGTGGTCCTTGCAGGAACTTAGTTTTAGACGCGATAGTCCGCATATGCGAAGTGGCATCGGTTCTGACTGTTTCTACGCGAGAGTTAATAGTTATTTTGCGTATGAATTGTTGGCAGCCAGAAGTGGAGTTAAAAAGGAGCTACAACTTTTAATATCCGCGACAGTTGGTAACCTCGTTCTGCACATACGTCGTAGATGCCTTTAAAGCTGGCTTCTCTGCAGCAATGCATCCTTATAGGGAGAACGCTTCTCTTGTTCCCTTCATTTCGTACACAGCACCCAACATAGGCATATATGTGCGCGTGTAACCGAGAATGTTACCACTAGCAGCGGCAAAATGTCTTTGTCAGGAAATAAAGGCACGTATGTGAGCCGGCACGGTGTCCGGGATGGCAAGCAACACCTTTAAAGCTAACTTCTCCGCAATAAGATGTTTTGTGGGAAGAAGTCCGCTTCATTTTATCTGCGCGTATTTCGTATGTGCGTAACAATGAATTCCATGTGGTCAAAGTAATCCGGGTAAAGACCGGTGCTAAAGATGGGCGAATGAGGCGGACCCCGTTCCCACTAATATTTTCGTCCCTCGTcgaccccctccccccaccaAGGAGTACCAACAGATTCAGACCGCGTGAACCTAGAAACGTAATGGCCGGGGAAAAAACTCGGAAAGATGGGGCGAGGGGACTTTTCTTGGTTTAGTTCTTTTGTTCAATACAGAGAATGTGTAAAAAAAGCATGAACATTTCAACACACAGTTATTCTTACCATTCTTTGTTGTGAAGCATACGATTCTGAAAGGGATGACGGCGACAAGAAAATAGCAACATAGTTTTAAGATGTCTTTTGCACATGCGTTCAATTTCATTTTGAAAACATAGCTTAGCTTTCAAATGTAGCGGAATACAGAACGCCCTCTCAGTTTGGTCCAGGACTGGCGTCTGGAACTCCACGCAGCCTGTACGTGAAACCGTCAACCTAGTGGCAAGAAATTGGCACTAATCAGCCGC
This region includes:
- the LOC126537189 gene encoding CWF19-like protein 2 gives rise to the protein MDSFPQVKKKKGRHKKHSSKAKKSSRQSDSNSSSSSSSDEWAEAPSKLRSTEEPERSADDPPRTVQRDAWMNFEDVIPTISAKDHRAQRRGERTGGSRQREKTLRTIDQPGQHERELNPYWKEGGIGLPKEDEAKPVEPTLATSAVGDGGLKWLRRAYQRIREQAADEGRSVEEVAAERYGSLEKLESMIAEAESRANPSGERHHRRHDLSRRYGRMQKPGSDEETERPSRNRAMQRPGSDEDMERPSHYHTKHRDSLSSGSKKRSEERRRFQRPGDDDDDDQDSHTGKHQHRREHSSSSSSSKPSWMRKEFFKEPEDRQDAQKPDVSNKGRNSLQEKHLTLRQGEKSNPSKLQKQENEPGSSTQREEPVAPKLLSDKELNALGAKLIKAEMLGNTALYDKLKKEIEEARKARESAGASTCPDGAQRGSREEVVILTKTDNRGFAHPLSEPSEVGGPSRKKAKVPTHDRGGERVRYFADDDRHSLKNLFEREKMTTAEDQNAEFARLAGKVRISKNEEYDFDDAAMDKASEHDSSAKQDARDRMQAIQEHKHMSKALEKCKYCLDSHEMKKHLIIAIGIRAYLCLPPYQSLTEGHCLIVPQAHVACGTLLDEDVWLEVQVFRKGLTKMFEEMGKDTVFMETAVAFRHHPHAVIECIPVPMDVGNLAPMYFKKAIMECESEWAQNKKLVDLSKKGLRNSIPRGLPYFSVDFGLQGGFAHVVEDEKDFPVYFGKEVVGGMLDSEPRLWLKQRHESFDEQKKKVLEFAKWWEPYDWTERLKTESS